One genomic segment of Desulfomicrobium sp. ZS1 includes these proteins:
- a CDS encoding OmpP1/FadL family transporter: MRTLKTWVMACCLVLLAAQASFAAGFGIYEWSARGNALGGATVGRADDPSALATNPAGITQLDGMQVLGGFTAIHPVLDVKADGKWYSSDKDSLWIPPHFFATWKVNDRYSIGLGTFSRFGLGSVFDEDWGGRYNSYEAIIESMSINPNVAVKVTDKLSAAFGVEAMYLDFSKKQKFSLAKFSAYPDGDLKLEADGWGYGFNMALHYQPCQYAKLGLSYRSPVTMKVTGDADFTTPSWIRAYPGVPDVAFTDTSASGTVTLPDSFAFGVAMYPTEKFSVEVGAVYTLWSKYDELKINYGDPVLPSATPTQSIQAKNWDDVWRFNIGVEYAALDWLDLRAGYVFDQSPVQDETIDYMVPANDRHLLNGGLGFHWDNWMVDVNYTYLMIMDRDINGRDDGVRDGEIDNADAHMVGLSVGYKF, encoded by the coding sequence ATGCGAACTTTGAAAACGTGGGTCATGGCCTGTTGTCTGGTGCTGCTGGCCGCGCAAGCCAGCTTTGCGGCAGGGTTCGGAATTTACGAATGGAGTGCTCGCGGCAACGCCCTGGGAGGCGCGACGGTAGGCCGGGCAGATGATCCTTCCGCCCTCGCGACAAACCCGGCCGGCATCACGCAGCTCGATGGCATGCAGGTTCTGGGCGGCTTCACGGCCATTCATCCGGTGCTTGATGTCAAAGCTGACGGTAAATGGTATTCCTCAGACAAGGATTCCCTTTGGATTCCCCCGCATTTTTTTGCCACATGGAAGGTCAATGACCGCTATTCCATCGGCCTGGGAACATTCTCCCGTTTCGGTCTGGGTTCGGTCTTCGATGAAGATTGGGGTGGACGTTATAATTCGTATGAAGCCATCATCGAGTCTATGTCTATCAATCCCAACGTGGCTGTGAAGGTTACCGATAAGCTTTCCGCTGCTTTTGGCGTTGAGGCAATGTATTTAGATTTTTCGAAAAAACAAAAATTTAGTTTGGCAAAGTTTTCTGCTTATCCAGATGGAGATTTGAAGCTTGAAGCTGATGGATGGGGTTATGGATTTAACATGGCCTTGCATTATCAGCCGTGCCAATATGCGAAATTAGGTCTTAGTTATAGGAGTCCTGTGACAATGAAAGTTACTGGGGACGCTGATTTTACAACACCTAGCTGGATTCGCGCTTATCCTGGTGTTCCTGACGTTGCGTTTACCGATACATCTGCAAGTGGTACTGTTACACTTCCAGATTCATTTGCTTTTGGTGTTGCTATGTACCCGACAGAGAAATTTAGCGTTGAGGTTGGAGCTGTTTATACGCTTTGGAGTAAATACGATGAGTTAAAGATAAACTACGGCGATCCAGTTTTGCCCTCGGCGACGCCGACACAGTCGATTCAGGCTAAGAACTGGGATGACGTCTGGCGCTTCAATATCGGCGTGGAATATGCCGCTCTGGATTGGCTCGATTTGCGTGCCGGCTACGTATTCGACCAGTCCCCTGTCCAGGATGAGACCATCGACTACATGGTTCCTGCCAACGACCGTCATCTCTTAAATGGTGGTCTCGGTTTTCATTGGGATAACTGGATGGTGGATGTGAACTATACTTACCTGATGATCATGGATCGTGACATTAACGGACGTGATGACGGCGTGCGGGACGGCGAAATCGACAACGCTGACGCGCACATGGTCGGCCTGTCCGTGGGGTACAAGTTCTAG
- a CDS encoding TetR/AcrR family transcriptional regulator yields the protein MGNKERILETAKRLFGELGYAETTYKRIAQEAGIADGLIAHHYGSKENLFQLVEIEILTDLLLKIDESQYYASDGLSGVLNFAKCILKASTTPESGFLTLLRCSPFLANTVDADNSEILNVCSRVVEKMLECLRRGIGDGSIRADLEPNLAASVIFSTVFGSTRARLLAKENILGLSFSEDFYPEILRILTRYLGPVEETATHCHESLSSSELP from the coding sequence ATGGGCAACAAAGAACGCATTCTGGAGACGGCCAAACGGCTATTCGGGGAACTTGGGTACGCGGAAACCACCTACAAGCGCATCGCCCAGGAAGCGGGCATCGCCGACGGCCTCATCGCCCACCACTATGGCAGCAAGGAAAACCTGTTCCAGCTGGTGGAAATTGAAATTCTCACCGACCTGCTGCTCAAGATAGATGAGAGCCAGTATTATGCATCCGATGGACTGAGCGGCGTACTCAATTTCGCAAAGTGCATCCTAAAGGCTTCCACGACGCCCGAATCAGGCTTCCTGACCCTGCTGCGTTGCTCCCCGTTCCTGGCCAACACCGTCGACGCGGACAACTCCGAAATCCTGAACGTCTGTTCCCGCGTGGTGGAAAAAATGCTTGAGTGCCTGCGCAGAGGCATCGGTGACGGTTCAATCCGCGCCGACCTGGAGCCCAACCTCGCCGCCAGCGTCATCTTCTCCACGGTCTTCGGCTCGACCCGCGCCCGCTTGCTGGCCAAGGAAAACATCCTGGGGCTCAGTTTTTCAGAGGATTTCTACCCCGAAATCCTGCGGATTCTGACCAGATATCTGGGACCCGTCGAGGAGACCGCGACACACTGTCACGAATCCTTGTCCTCATCCGAGTTGCCCTGA